GGTCGTACTCCTGGCCGCCCTCCTCCTGCCGCTGCTGTTCACCGCCTGCGGCAAGAAGGGCGACCCCATCCCGCCGCTACGGGCCGTGCCCAAGCCGGTGGAGGATCTGGCGCTGCGGCAGCAGGGCTCGGACTTCTTGCTCGAATTCACCTATCCCACCGTCACCCTCGGCGGCACCGCCATCCCCGGATTGCAGCAGGCGGAGATTCTGCAGCTCATCCAGCCTCCGCCGCCGGAGGACCTCTCCGCCACCGTCGACCCGCGGCAGGTCAGCGCCGGCGGCACCTCCGCCGCCGTGCTCACCCCCGACGACCTATCCTCCGCCACCAGCGGCAACCGCGTCTTCCTGCGCCTGCCGGTGCCCGCCCCGGAAGAGGGTGAGGAGCCGTCCCTCTACGCCTTCGGAGTCCGCACCACCGCCAACAACGGCGCGGTCTCGGGCATCTCCAACATCGTCTCGGTGGTACCCCAGACGCCGCCGGAGCCGCCAAGGGACCTGCGCCTGATCCCCTCGCCCCAGGGACTGCGCATCGACTGGTCCTTCGACGGTGAAGAGATTCAGGGCTTCAACGTCTACCGCCGCGACGTCCGAAGCCGCGCCTACCGCCGGCCGCTGCGTCAGGTGGGGGGTGAAGAGCGCAGCTACCTCGACCCCTCCGCCCGCTTCGGCCAGCGTTACATCTACACCGTCACCACAGTGCTGAGCCGCGACCCCCTCATCGAGAGCCGGCTCTCCGGCGAGGCGGAGGCCTTTTACCAGGACCGCTTCGCGCCGGAGCCCCCCAGCGCCCTGGTGGTGCTGGCGGAGGTCGACCAGGTGCGTCTGCGCTGGGATGCCAGCGCCTCCCGCGACGTGGTGGGCTACCACCTCTATCGCAAGCGCCCGGAAGGTGATTTCCTGCGCATCACCCAGACTCCGGTGAGCGGCCGCGAATACCTGGACGACCGCGTCGCCACCGGCCAGACCCTGACCTATCGCCTCACCGCCGTCGACAACCAGGGCAACGAAGGCCAGCCCGGCGAAGAGGTGACGGTCACCGTCCGGTGAGCACAGCTGCCCCCAACCGGAAACGGAGCTTCTACAAGGTCTCCGGCGGCGGCAACGACTTCATCGCCTTCCCCGACGGCACCGGCGCCGCGGCACCGACGTCACCGGTACCGACCGCGGAGCAAATCCGCGCCTGGTGCCGCCGCGGCCTGTCCCTGGGCGCCGACGGCATCTTCGTCTTGCGTCCCGGCACATCGTCCGTGGTGATGGAGCATTTCAACGCCGACGGCTCCGCCTCCGACCTCTGCCTCAACGGCACCCGCTGCGCCGCCCGCCTGGCCTTCGAGCTGGGCTGGGCCGAGGAGCGGGTGGTGATCGTCACCGGCGCCGGCCAGGTTGTAGCGAGGGATGCTGGAAGGGCGGGCATCGAGCTAGAGCTGCCGCTACCGAAAGAGGCTCCGCGAGAGATCATCGCGACCGTCCAGACGGGAGAGCATGCCGCCCTCGAGATCTCCGGTACCCTGCTCACCGTCGGCGTCCCGCACCTGATTCTCGACCAGCCGAAGGGCCTCGCCGCAGCAACCGTGGAGAGCCTGGGCAAGGCCCTGGTCCACCACCCGGCGGTGGGACCCGCCGGCGCCAACATCGATTTCGTGCACTGGCCCACCCCCGACCGGCTGGAGATCCGCACCTACGAGCGTGGCGTCTACGGCGAAACCCTCGCCTGCGGCACCGGCGTCATGGCCGCCGTCGCCGCCAGACTCCACGCCCGCCGGGCCCGTCTCCCTCAATGCCAGCTCCCCGTCACCGCCCTCACCCGCGGGGGGTTCGAGCTGCGGGTGGCGGGAGAAGAAGATCCAGCGGCCAGCCCGTTCCCCTTGAAATCTTGGTCCCTCACCGGCGACGCCCGCCTGGTTGCCCGAGGTGAGCTCCTGCCGGGAGCCCTGGCGCTCCCTGACGAGCCGGTTTGGTCTTGACGCTTCTTCAATGAGCCCGCTTCGCCGAACAAATTCCGACGGAGGTCGTGTTCTGGCTTGACAGGAGCGAGGAATCCGAGGCGCCCGGCACAGGCAGGAGCTGCGGCGAAAAAACGCGCGGCACTGTCTGAGCGTAGCGAGTTTCCCGCGCGCCGCTGCAGCTCCGGCGCCTGTGTCGGCCTCCAGCGCCGAGGCCCGAGCGACGTCAAGCCAGGGCATGACCGGCCCGCCAGCCCTTTGGGTAAGTGGCCTTCAGCCCCAGCTCCAATCCTGCTATCCTCCCGGCCCCATGAGCGAGACTAAATTTCTCCCCGTCGACGAGCAGATGGAGCTGCTCACCCGTGGCCATGTCGATCTGGTGGACGAGGAGCAGCTGCGCGCCAAGCTCGAGCGTTCCCGCAAGACCGGCAAGCCCCTCACCGTCAAGACCGGCTTCGACCCCTCGTCGCCGGATCTCCACGTGGGGCATTCGGTGCTGATCCGCAAGATGGCCCACTTCCAGCAGCTGGGGCACCGGGTGGTCTTCCTCATCGGCGACTTCACCGCCATGATCGGCGACCCCACCGGCAAGAAGGCGGCGCGGCCGCAGCTCAGCCACAAACAGGTGGAGGAGAACGCCGCCACCTACGCTCAGCAGGTCTTCCACATTCTGGACGCCGAGCGCACCGTCATCGACTACAACAACCGCTGGCTCGGGGAGCTGGGCAGCGCCGGCATGATCCGCCTCGCCGGCCGCTACACCCTCGCCCGCATGATGGAGCGGGAGGACTTCCGCACCCGCTTCCACGACAACCAGCCCATCCACCTCCACGAGCTCCTCTACCCGCTGGTCCAGGGCTACGACTCCATCGCCCTCGAAGCGGACGTGGAGCTCGGCGGCCACGACCAGATCTTCAATCTGCTGGTGGGCCGGACGCTGATGAAAGAAGAGGGCTTGGAGCCTCAGGTGGTGCTCACCGTGCCGCTGCTGGTGGGCACCGACGGCACCGAAAAAATGTCCAAGAGCCTGGGCAACGCCATCGCCCTGGAGGACCCGCCGCAGGAGGTCTACGGCAAGACCATGTCGATCCCTGACGACCTGATGTGGGATTGGTTCCTGCTCCTCACCGACCTGCCGGAGGCGGAGATCGAGGCCCGCAAGCGGGGCCTGGCGGAAGGCAAGCACCACCCCAAGGAGCTCAAGCAGGAGCTCGCCCGCCACCTGGTGGCCACCTACCACGGCACCGAGGCGGCCCAGTCGGCCCAGGCGGAATTCGACAAAATCTTCGCCGGCGGCGGCGTCCCCGACGACGTCCCCGAGGCCACCGCCCAGGCCCCGATCAAGATCGTCCAGGCGATGCGCGACAACGGCCTCGCCTCCTCCAACAAAGAGGCCCGCCGCCTCCTCGACCAAGGCGCCGTCTCCATCGACGGCGAAGGGATTCAGGATCCCCACCACGCCCTAGAGCCCCAAGGCAAGCCCTACCTGCTCAAGGTTGGCAAGCGGCGGTTTTTGAAGCTGACGGTGGAAGAAGGCTGAGCCGACTCAGTAGGTCGACGAACTGAGTGGTAGTAGCAAGCGCTTGGACAGTTTTCCAAGAGCTACCGAGGCGAAGAGGTTCCAGGCTTCACCATGGAAGTAGCCCGCAGGAGCGCTCGTAGCGCTTCATTGACCGACTCCTCGCTGGCGAACGCCTCCGCAACATCCGGGTCCAGCCGGACCAGATTCGTGCCATTGCGATAAGCCTCGGCGTACTTCCCCTGGACTCCACCGGGCATCTTGGAGAAGTCGTATTCCGTCCTCAGCTCGTCTTGCCCCCCTATCTTCTCTCATAGAACTGCCGCTCCTTCCGAGTGGCCTTTCGTGCGCTGATGATCCGCACCCGCGGAGGCTAGCCAAACCCAATTGTAGTAACATACCTACAAGCTGAGGAGGCGGAAAGATGACGACGACCCTGACCAGCCGAGAGTTCAATCAGGATGCCAGCCGCGCCAAGAAGGCCGCGGAAGAAGGGCCCGTGGTCATCACCCACCGAGGCCGCCCCTCCCACGTGCTCTTGACGATCCAAGAATACGACCGCCTCGCGGGCAACCAACCCTCCATCGTAGACCTGCTGGCGATGCCGGAAGGCCAGGACATCGAATTCGAAGCGCCGCGCCTGAAAGGCCCGAAGCTCCAGCCGGTGGACCTCTCCTGATGTTCTTGTTGGACACGAACGTCGTGTCCGAGCTGAGAAGAGCCGGCAGCGGCAAAGCGGATGCTCAGGTCGTCACCTGGGCCGAAAAAGTGCCGGCTCAACGGCTGTTCCTCTCGACCATCACCATCTTGGAGATCGAGGTCGGCATCCTCCGCCTCGAGCGCAAAAATTCCCACCGAGGCTCGACCCTCCGCAGCTGGCTGGAAAATCAAGTCTTGGATGCTTTCGCGGGAAGGATCCTCCCCATCGATATCCCCGTCGCCCACCAATGCGCCCAGCTCCACACCCCCGACCCCAAACCCGAACGTGACGCCCTCATCGCCGCCACCGCCCTGGTGCATGGCCTAACCGTGGTCACACGAAACACCAGCGACTTTGCAGCCATGGTGGAGAAGACCATCAACCCTTGGCAGGCCTGACCGCCTCCACGCGAAGCGTTAGCAAGCTCATGGCTAGAGGCCGCCTCGACCGACGAGGTGCCCCGCCGTAGGGAGGCAGACAGACCTCTCCCAAGCCGGAAACACCCGGCTTCGAGAACTCGCTACAAATTGTGCGGTGAAGAAGAAAGAAATGGTGGAGCTGATCGGGATCGAACCGACGACCTCTTGAATGCCATTCAAAATTACCGCTTTTGTCCGAGGTGCAGAAGTGCCTGAAAACAGGCACTTTCTCCTTGTTCGGCAGGCAGAAGTTTGTCACAATTTGAGCGAACCTGATTGCTATCTGATTGCTGGAGGGAGCACTTGACTATGCAGCAACGCATCACCAAACGAGCCGTCGATTCCCTGATTGCCAGCAATCAGAAGCCGGTCTTCCTCTGGGACAGAGAGCTCAAGGGCTTCGGCGTCAAGGCGCTCCCCTCGGGAAGAAAGGTCTTCCTCCTCCAGTACCGCATGCCGGGCGACAGCTGGAAGAAGGCACCCAAACGCCTCACCATTGGC
This is a stretch of genomic DNA from Acidobacteriota bacterium. It encodes these proteins:
- the dapF gene encoding diaminopimelate epimerase; the protein is MSTAAPNRKRSFYKVSGGGNDFIAFPDGTGAAAPTSPVPTAEQIRAWCRRGLSLGADGIFVLRPGTSSVVMEHFNADGSASDLCLNGTRCAARLAFELGWAEERVVIVTGAGQVVARDAGRAGIELELPLPKEAPREIIATVQTGEHAALEISGTLLTVGVPHLILDQPKGLAAATVESLGKALVHHPAVGPAGANIDFVHWPTPDRLEIRTYERGVYGETLACGTGVMAAVAARLHARRARLPQCQLPVTALTRGGFELRVAGEEDPAASPFPLKSWSLTGDARLVARGELLPGALALPDEPVWS
- the tyrS gene encoding tyrosine--tRNA ligase; its protein translation is MSETKFLPVDEQMELLTRGHVDLVDEEQLRAKLERSRKTGKPLTVKTGFDPSSPDLHVGHSVLIRKMAHFQQLGHRVVFLIGDFTAMIGDPTGKKAARPQLSHKQVEENAATYAQQVFHILDAERTVIDYNNRWLGELGSAGMIRLAGRYTLARMMEREDFRTRFHDNQPIHLHELLYPLVQGYDSIALEADVELGGHDQIFNLLVGRTLMKEEGLEPQVVLTVPLLVGTDGTEKMSKSLGNAIALEDPPQEVYGKTMSIPDDLMWDWFLLLTDLPEAEIEARKRGLAEGKHHPKELKQELARHLVATYHGTEAAQSAQAEFDKIFAGGGVPDDVPEATAQAPIKIVQAMRDNGLASSNKEARRLLDQGAVSIDGEGIQDPHHALEPQGKPYLLKVGKRRFLKLTVEEG
- a CDS encoding type II toxin-antitoxin system VapC family toxin; amino-acid sequence: MFLLDTNVVSELRRAGSGKADAQVVTWAEKVPAQRLFLSTITILEIEVGILRLERKNSHRGSTLRSWLENQVLDAFAGRILPIDIPVAHQCAQLHTPDPKPERDALIAATALVHGLTVVTRNTSDFAAMVEKTINPWQA
- a CDS encoding type II toxin-antitoxin system Phd/YefM family antitoxin, with amino-acid sequence MTTTLTSREFNQDASRAKKAAEEGPVVITHRGRPSHVLLTIQEYDRLAGNQPSIVDLLAMPEGQDIEFEAPRLKGPKLQPVDLS